A stretch of DNA from Spirochaetota bacterium:
TAGGTAAAGTACCATATTTTAGGGAATAAATTTGGTTTAAGCCACAAGGTTCATATATTGAAGGCATTAGAAAGAAGTCCGAGCCAGCTTCGATTAAATGAGCCAGTCTTTCATTATAACCGATATAGCTTCCAATTTTACCAGGATATTTGGACGGTAAATAACCGAAATATCCTTCTAAACCTTTATCACCAGAGCCTAAAATTGCGAATTGAACAATCATATTTTCGAGTATTCTTTCAATTGTACCAAAAAGTAAATGCAAACCTTTTTGTTGGGCAAATCTTGAAACAATTCCAATAATTGGTATATTCTCGTTGATTTNNNNNNNNNNCTTGTAAAACTTTTTTATTTAAAGTTTTGTTTTCGATGTTATTTATATTGTAATGACAAGGTATGTATGGGTCTGTTTCAGG
This window harbors:
- a CDS encoding glycogen synthase GlgA; this translates as INENIPIIGIVSRFAQQKGLHLLFGTIERILENMIVQFAILGSGDKGLEGYFGYLPSKYPGKIGSYIGYNERLAHLIEAGSDFFLMPSIYEPCGLNQIYSLKYGTLP